One window from the genome of Deltaproteobacteria bacterium encodes:
- a CDS encoding spore maturation protein, with product MKAHTIRLIAMLNAIWITMVLVALVVGATQNKLDSVAKAVVDSASGAVTLAIGLVGIMALFLGLMRVLQEGGLLRTVARWLKPIMVRLFPDVPAEHPAMSMMILNFTANMLGLANAATPFGLKAMNELDKLNKHKGIATNAMILFLAINTSNLALFPTGVIGLRASLGSNSPASIFLTTLLATAISTGVAIILTKLFIAFAPAFAPTVPTVPDTIYVENVAKTVPDTIITQQNQQVNEATAIIEREPPKASTFNKLIGWIAVFAILATFSWAAYERSLYEGWSVALRSAFSNWMLLLLIAAFVLYGVIRGVKVYDAIVEGGKEGFTIALRIIPFLVAILVAVGMLRSSGALDLFVNLLAPVTNFIGMPPETLPMALLRPLSGSGAYGVAAETMKNYGTDSLIGTIVSTMQGSTETTFYVLAVYFGAVNVRNTRFTIMPCLLAEASGIIASVWACRLILF from the coding sequence ATGAAAGCACATACGATAAGGCTTATAGCCATGCTTAATGCCATTTGGATAACTATGGTTTTGGTGGCGCTAGTAGTAGGCGCAACTCAAAACAAACTCGATTCGGTAGCCAAAGCTGTTGTTGATAGCGCCTCAGGGGCAGTCACTTTAGCTATAGGTTTAGTTGGCATTATGGCCCTGTTTTTAGGATTGATGCGGGTGCTGCAAGAAGGCGGGCTTTTACGCACAGTCGCTCGTTGGTTAAAACCAATAATGGTAAGGTTATTTCCTGATGTTCCTGCCGAACACCCGGCCATGAGTATGATGATTCTAAATTTCACCGCGAATATGCTTGGTTTAGCTAATGCTGCTACCCCCTTCGGTCTTAAAGCGATGAATGAGCTTGATAAGCTCAATAAACATAAAGGCATTGCTACCAACGCTATGATTTTATTTTTGGCAATTAATACTTCTAACCTAGCGCTATTCCCAACTGGAGTTATTGGTTTGCGCGCCTCGCTTGGTTCAAATAGCCCAGCTTCAATCTTTTTAACCACCCTGCTTGCTACAGCTATCTCAACCGGTGTTGCTATCATACTCACTAAGCTCTTCATTGCGTTTGCACCAGCGTTTGCACCAACGGTGCCAACGGTGCCAGACACCATTTATGTTGAAAACGTAGCGAAAACGGTGCCAGACACCATTATTACTCAACAAAATCAACAAGTTAACGAAGCAACAGCTATAATCGAGCGCGAACCACCCAAAGCTAGTACCTTTAATAAGCTTATTGGTTGGATAGCGGTATTTGCAATTTTGGCAACATTTAGCTGGGCTGCATATGAGCGTTCTCTTTATGAAGGTTGGTCTGTGGCACTACGCTCTGCCTTTAGTAACTGGATGTTACTGTTACTAATTGCTGCTTTTGTTCTTTATGGGGTTATTCGCGGAGTAAAAGTTTACGATGCCATAGTTGAAGGCGGCAAAGAGGGTTTTACTATCGCTTTACGTATCATCCCATTCTTAGTCGCCATTTTAGTTGCCGTCGGCATGCTGCGCAGTTCAGGTGCACTTGATCTGTTTGTCAATTTACTTGCTCCAGTAACTAATTTTATTGGCATGCCACCAGAAACCCTACCGATGGCACTGCTGCGCCCACTCTCAGGTTCAGGGGCTTACGGCGTTGCTGCTGAAACCATGAAAAACTATGGTACCGATTCACTTATCGGAACCATCGTCAGCACTATGCAAGGTTCTACTGAAACTACTTTTTATGTATTAGCAGTCTATTTTGGTGCGGTAAATGTACGCAACACTCGTTTTACTATAATGCCTTGTTTATTAGCTGAAGCTTCTGGGATTATTGCTTCGGTTTGGGCATGCCGGTTGATACTTTTCTAA
- a CDS encoding PIN domain-containing protein: MMKVAFDTSLIVAAVVAAHPQHARARIWFNAAINNQIKGFASWHAIAEAWAVLTRMPLNPAISGESAHKILQRIEKIISLSAVSANIYREAIERCASLSLRSGVIFDAIHTLTAEKVATDIILTFNLRDFQRLATSFSPRIVEPPNPPSINIG; the protein is encoded by the coding sequence ATGATGAAGGTCGCTTTTGATACATCATTAATAGTAGCCGCAGTGGTTGCAGCGCATCCGCAACACGCGCGAGCACGCATATGGTTTAATGCTGCTATTAATAATCAAATTAAAGGGTTTGCTAGTTGGCATGCGATAGCTGAAGCATGGGCAGTGCTTACTCGCATGCCATTAAACCCTGCAATATCTGGAGAAAGCGCTCATAAGATTTTACAACGTATTGAGAAAATTATTTCGTTATCTGCGGTGAGTGCGAATATATATCGCGAGGCTATAGAACGTTGTGCTTCATTGTCTTTGCGTTCGGGAGTTATATTTGATGCTATTCATACACTAACCGCCGAAAAGGTAGCTACAGATATAATTCTAACTTTTAATTTGCGCGATTTTCAGCGTCTTGCGACTAGTTTTTCACCCCGTATTGTTGAACCACCAAATCCACCATCAATTAATATAGGTTAA
- a CDS encoding AbrB/MazE/SpoVT family DNA-binding domain-containing protein: MAQQITIDATGRIVIPRDIRRRYHLRGGSRLQISEDGSCIVLEPALESAPLADVDGLLVVQSSLKGEVIDHRDLRDERLISLIRGADDEGRF, translated from the coding sequence ATGGCACAACAAATTACCATTGATGCGACTGGTCGCATTGTAATTCCGCGCGATATTCGGCGACGTTATCATCTTCGTGGCGGCAGTCGTCTTCAAATTAGCGAAGATGGCTCTTGTATCGTACTTGAGCCTGCACTTGAGTCTGCTCCTCTTGCTGATGTTGATGGACTTTTAGTAGTTCAATCTTCGTTAAAGGGTGAAGTTATTGATCATCGAGATTTACGCGACGAACGTTTAATTTCACTCATTAGGGGGGCAGATGATGAAGGTCGCTTTTGA